One Verrucomicrobiota bacterium genomic window, GAATCACGAAAATCTCCGGCCGTTGATCCAGAATGGCGTCCGCTTCGGGAGTCGTCGGGCCGTTGGCGGCTTCCGCCAGAACGCGGCAGCGGATTTGGGCGGCGTTTGCTTCGGTGATCTGGCGTTCCAGCGCCGCCGGCACCAGAATTTCGCACGGCGTGGTTAGCAATTGTTCGTTGGTGATCGGCTCGGCTTCGCTGAAGCCGGCGACGGTTTTGTGCTGCGCGACGTGCTTTTCCAGACTCCAGAGATCGATGCCCTTGCGGTTGAGCAGCCCGCCATTCACATCGCTGACGGCAATGATCTTCACGCCATATTTCGCCAGAGAAAACGCGGCCACGGAACCCACATTGCCGAAGCCCTGCACCGCCGCGGTGGCCTGAGCGGAGTTCAGCCCGATCGTATCCATGGCGCGATTGATCAGGTAGCCGACGCCGCGCCCGGTCGCCTCGCGCCGCCCCAGCGAACCGCCCAGGCCCACGGGTTTTCCCGTGACAATGCTGGGCACGGTGTAGCCCATGTGGACCGAATAGGAATCCATCATCCAGGCCATGGTTTGTTCGTTGGTGCCGACGTCCGGCGCCATGATATCGATTTGTGGTCCGATGAAGGGGATCATTTCCTGCGTGTAGCGCCGCGTGAGCCGTTCGAGTTCTGTGGAAGACAACGCTCGCGGATCGCACGCGATGCCGCCTTTGGCGCCGCCGTAAGGAAGCCCCGTCAATGCGCATTTCCAGCTCATCCACATCGCCAGCGCGGCGACTTCCCCCAGCGTCACGTCCGGGTGATAGCGCAAGCCGCCTTTCGTGGGACCGAGCGCCAGATGATGTTGCACGCGGTAGCCGGAGAACACTTCCATCGACCCGTCGTCCCGTTGAATGGGCAGCACGACCGTGAGCGAGCGTTTCGGGAACTTGATCCAGGCTCGATCCAATTCAGGAATCTGCAAATGCCCGGCCACGGCGTCGAATTGCCGGCAGGCCATGCGGAAACTGGGATGGTCGTAGATTTGCACGGCGGGAGGGTAATCGAGCGCAGCGGTGATGGGAACCCGATTTCAACCCGTGACCGAAAATCGAGTCGATTGACAATAGATAGCATCTATTCCAGTCTGAGGATTATGAACATCGCATTGACCAAACACTTTGAGACGCTGATTCAAGAGCTTGTGGCCAGCGGGCGCTACAACAATGCCAGCGAGGTCGTGCGCGCCGGTCTGCGCGTCCTGGAGGCGCAAGAGCAGTCCGCGGCGGTTTTTCCTCCAGGGAGTC contains:
- a CDS encoding Glu/Leu/Phe/Val dehydrogenase; translated protein: MQIYDHPSFRMACRQFDAVAGHLQIPELDRAWIKFPKRSLTVVLPIQRDDGSMEVFSGYRVQHHLALGPTKGGLRYHPDVTLGEVAALAMWMSWKCALTGLPYGGAKGGIACDPRALSSTELERLTRRYTQEMIPFIGPQIDIMAPDVGTNEQTMAWMMDSYSVHMGYTVPSIVTGKPVGLGGSLGRREATGRGVGYLINRAMDTIGLNSAQATAAVQGFGNVGSVAAFSLAKYGVKIIAVSDVNGGLLNRKGIDLWSLEKHVAQHKTVAGFSEAEPITNEQLLTTPCEILVPAALERQITEANAAQIRCRVLAEAANGPTTPEADAILDQRPEIFVIPDILCNAGGVVVSYFEWVQDLQSFFWTETEVMDKLFRILEGAFVQTLSLSRKRKISMRLAALSLGVKRVQEAKRSRGLFP
- a CDS encoding type II toxin-antitoxin system ParD family antitoxin, whose product is MNIALTKHFETLIQELVASGRYNNASEVVRAGLRVLEAQEQSAAVFPPGSLRHLYTRANHRAERRTARASTLKVETE